The nucleotide sequence TTCGTCTTTAtgctttttcaatttaaaAACAGATTTCCATGTTAAAAAGATTAATAGTTAATCCTGACACAGAACaatagaaacaaaaaccaaTATCTGGCTGGGGCTTCTGTTTCAAACTGccagaagcaaaaaaaaagtcgATGCAATTAAGAAGATTTgtattatgattattataATTTCCTATTTACAGGTCATCTAGTTTATTTACACAGTAATAGAAAGGGTATTCCATATGTCGAGAATAGTTTAGCCAGACTATTCACTCGCCCTTAATTTTCTTTAGCGCATTAGATAGGAAGTGCTCTAACTTCTTCATGGTACTCTCGTTTTGTTCGATAGTCCCTTTATCGGCAGCAGAAGATTTTGATCCTTCTTGGTTAGAGTTGGGTGtgattgttcttcttgctgTTGTATCGTTGGTCAAGTGAGCTAAAGTTTCCCATAGGTAACGTTCCGTTTCGTCCCTTGGCTTCTTGATGACCACTTTGAATTTCACAATCATATCACCTCTGTCACCCCTGTTACCTCTAGGAACACCCTTATTTGGGATTCTGATAACTTGATCATGTTGAGTTCCCGAAGATACCTTTAGCCTAATTTTGTCCTCGTCTACAGTTGGAACCTCTACGATACCACCTAGAGCGGCCGTCGTGATTGGAATCTCTTGGGTGTAGATGATGTCATAATTATTGGAGACCTGGAATCTTGTATCCTTCTTGACTCTGATGCGGACTAACAAATCACCTCTTGAAAGACGCAATTGGGACTTCATTGCGGGGTCGAGGGCCATACCAGGGTAGTGACCCTGGTTAGGCACTCTAATGGTGTCACCATCTTGCAATCCGTGAGGGAGGTCAACGGTAACGGTCTTGTCGGAGTTCAACTTGTACCCGTGGCCATGACACGACGTACACTTGTCGCTGTTATTGATGGTAGATCCTTCACCGTCACAGGTGGAACAGGTTGATGCCATCTGGAAGCCCGCTCTTACGTGTACTTGAGTACCAGAACCGTGGCATGTAGGACACGTAGATCTCGAGTGTCCTGGTTTCAAACCACTAGCATCACACGTGGAACATGGATCGTAACACTTATAGTTCAATTTAACGTTTTTCATACCGAAAACCGCATCCTTGAACGATACCTGGAACGGAACCGTAATGTTCTCACCCTTGTACTCCCGCACAAATCCACTACCGCCAAAGCCACCAGGACCACCACGTCCACCACGGGCCCCACCTCCACCAAATGCACTTCCAAAGAGATCCTCGAAGTTCAATCCACCGAAATCGAAACCTCCAAATCCGCCTCCAAATCCTCCGGGACCTCCGCCATAGCCAGCACCGGCACCGCCTGGACCACCAGCACCACCGCCCTGGCTGAACGCAGCAGCACCAAACTGATCATACTGCCTCCTCTTTTCCTCATCGCTTAAGATCTCATATGCATTCTGCAAATCATGAAACCTCTTTTGAGAgtcctcttctttgttaATATCTGGATGGTACTTCTTGGCCAGCTTATAGTACGCCTTCTTGATATCGGACTGGCTGGAATTCTTATTTATTCCAAGAACCTTATAAGGATCCTTGAACTCCTGTCTCAAAAGACGTGCCGTATGGAATTGACGTGGGTATTGTGTTAAAGCTCTTCTAAACATCGAATGcgaaatattattattattaggGAAAAAGGTCTTTCTAAtagtgtgtgtgtgtctTATCGAgcacagaaagaaaaaaaaaccaacagAAAAGTCGtaaaaagaacaagtaAAACGCTTTGAGAATATCAAACTCTGTTCTAACCAGTAGCTCTTAAGATCCTACTCTAGTTCCGGACGTTCCAAATAGCCCAGATTGATCTCTTTCCTCTGTGCTTTTACTTCTGCGATGAGGTAGTTTAAAGCTATATCAGAAACCTaagctaaaaaaaaacatatatatgaaaatgCCTGTGCTGTTTCTTCACTAAGCTACTTTTCATGTTTCCGGCTGGAAAGAAACAAGCGGAACCCGATGGAAACAAGATGGGCCGGGTAAGATGAATACGTTGGCACGTGACTTAATTATCATAttcattctcattttcagtctcatttttttttttcccagtTCTCGGCGACTTTAGGTTAGGCataatggaaaaaaaaatacacacacacaaaatAGTTTTTTGATCGCCTAGTAGTGCTCGCAGCTGAGCCAGCGGATCTCGCTTGGGGACCCACCCAGCTCTACAAGGCCCCTCTCTCGTCCATCttatgtatgtatgtatgtatgtatatcaGCCGAACTAGCCGGATTGCCCGCGCCAGCCAGTCGGCCGGAAACTAGCTCATCTGGCTCATCTGGCTCAGCTAGCTGAGCTACCTTCTTTCCCCTTCTACGTACACACTTGCTATTACCTAATAGCAATACCCTGCGCCTTTGCTATTGTGATATGAGGTAATACGTCCGTTTTGCTATTATCATTGCTATTACGTTGTACAACATCACTTAATTTTCAATGCGAGCACGCATAATGATTGTTTAATtcccttttcttttgtctgACGTTTTCAGCGACGAACGCCTACGTCTCTTGATCTAGAAAGACAAGGCTTAATTAAGTGTCATAAGGACATTGGCCAATTACAAACACACATAGACAAGACAGTTTCGGCACattttgctgctgctgccgtGGTTGTCTCCATGTACCCCTTATTCTCAGGTATCAAGCACCAAGCAAGGGTGGCTGACTGGCTGAGTCTCAAGGAACACAGAGCAATTGACTGACGGTTTGCCCCATATTTGGAAATAGCGTACGTAGCTCGCTTGTCGCTCGGCCCTCAACGGACTTAGAGCTCCACACGTATTAACTTAATGTGGCCTCCAGAGtagttttttttagtttaaCTAGCTAGTTTTTGCTGTTGGCCGTCCCCTATCCCACCCCATGGCCCCCATTAAAAGTATATAAATGAACCTACATAGAGGCATTGATGTCTCTTCTCTCGTATTAGTTTCACAACTATATTCTTGTCATGCATCTTTCCAGTTGAGATCCAGTACCACAACAATCAAGGTAGTTTAAGCGTTGCAATTAACACTTAAAACACATCCccaattgaattgaacaagTATTACTCATAGAACCCCAATAATGTCTGACGCAGGTAGAAAGGATTTCGGTGACAAGGTCTCTGAGACCGTCAAGCCAGACTCCCAAAAGAGCACTCTAGAAAAGGGTAAGGAAGTTGTCACAGACCAAGCCGACAAATTGGCTGGCAAGCTGCAACCTGAAGAGAACAAGGGTGTAGGCCAAACAGTCCACGACAGTGCTCAACAGGGTAAGGATGACGCTAAGGGAAAGTCTCTAGGTGAAACTGCCCAAGAATATGTCGAAGAAGCTAAGCACAAGTTGGGCGAGGCTGCTGAATACATCTCCAAGCAAGTTCACGGTGGTGAGAAGAAATAAGGAGGCTGTTTATTGCTGCTCTCTAGATTCCCACAAGTTCTTGTATACTTCAGCTTTTGAACGTGTCAGTTTGATAAGGTGAAGTCCGGTCTGTCTTTACTTTTACCTTTGGACACTGTGCGTATGTGCCCAgaaaatctaaaaaaaaaaaaagagtttaCTACTGATGTATAaagtatgtatatataatactaTATGACATTATAACGAAACTTTATGTGAAGAATGTTTTATTTCGCGGAGAGGGGGGTCAGTGCAAGCTAAGCTAAGCTAAGCAAAGCTATAAGCTACACCCCATGGATTTTACATCGAGTTCTGGACTAGGAGACTCGGAAGCCAACAGCAACCGCTCTAGCAGCAATTCGGATGGGCTTTCATCCCACTCCGATGTCGTTGAGACTGATGAGCTAAAACTTATCAAGCTGGAAGAACACAAGAACCAATTGTTGAGGCAGAGAGCTGAATTGCTGGAccaattatcaaatactCGTGTGGTGGAGCCACGAAGTATTGAGCTCGATGATAAACTTCTCTTAACACTACTTCGCAGAAGTCAGACTAGTACTGGTGGTGTTAGTAGTAACAGTAGTAGTAACAACAAGAATAACACATCCACGACACAACCGTTACCAAGAGTTCTACCCAGCTTGAATATCGAAGATCGGAAGAAGTACCTGGATATGACTCTACAAGATGTGGTAATCGAATGCAAAAACGATGTCATTCTTCTTAAAAAGAACGGTTTCGAAGCACGCTTCAgtttaaaattaaaagagGACAGTATTTTGCAACTAGATGTCAACGTGAACGATTATGAGATAGCTCTTGAGCCACTTCTTCGGTATGTCCGTGCTAcaaacaatatcaatattgCTATGATGGGAATCATACAGTTTCTGCGGCTGAAACAGCTCCATTCTGATATGGTGGGAAAAATTGTGGATTTGGGGAAGTTCTCCAGCGCTTCTGGGAATACATTAGAGTATAAAGATGTACGAGTGACCTTCCAAATATTCTGGAACCTACCGTCACCATATCCAGAAACTTTGATATTGACGAATAAAATACAAGAAATACTGGACTTCTTCATACATGAGTATGGAATTGAGCAAGGGATTACTAAATATGGATCTActtttatttaatttttcaaactcATTAATGTTATTGGCATTCTTATGCTGATTTTGATATGTCCGTATGTGTACTACTATCACCATTTCCGTTTTGGGTGTTGGCAAGTGTAGCAGGTGGATTGGAATCATGATTTGGTTCGCTCACTTGAAACCTGTCCCTCAGCTTTTGCAACATAAGCCTCTTGGAGTGACGGAGAACTCCTAACATATCTGTTTCATACCCT is from Kluyveromyces marxianus DMKU3-1042 DNA, complete genome, chromosome 2 and encodes:
- the MDJ1 gene encoding Mdj1p, yielding MFRRALTQYPRQFHTARLLRQEFKDPYKVLGINKNSSQSDIKKAYYKLAKKYHPDINKEEDSQKRFHDLQNAYEILSDEEKRRQYDQFGAAAFSQGGGAGGPGGAGAGYGGGPGGFGGGFGGFDFGGLNFEDLFGSAFGGGGARGGRGGPGGFGGSGFVREYKGENITVPFQVSFKDAVFGMKNVKLNYKCYDPCSTCDASGLKPGHSRSTCPTCHGSGTQVHVRAGFQMASTCSTCDGEGSTINNSDKCTSCHGHGYKLNSDKTVTVDLPHGLQDGDTIRVPNQGHYPGMALDPAMKSQLRLSRGDLLVRIRVKKDTRFQVSNNYDIIYTQEIPITTAALGGIVEVPTVDEDKIRLKVSSGTQHDQVIRIPNKGVPRGNRGDRGDMIVKFKVVIKKPRDETERYLWETLAHLTNDTTARRTITPNSNQEGSKSSAADKGTIEQNESTMKKLEHFLSNALKKIKGE
- the HSP12 gene encoding lipid-binding protein HSP12 produces the protein MSDAGRKDFGDKVSETVKPDSQKSTLEKGKEVVTDQADKLAGKLQPEENKGVGQTVHDSAQQGKDDAKGKSLGETAQEYVEEAKHKLGEAAEYISKQVHGGEKK